From Cellulomonas fimi ATCC 484, a single genomic window includes:
- a CDS encoding F0F1 ATP synthase subunit delta, translating to MRGTSRASLAGAEERWEPVLAAAGAQSSVLGEQLFALVDALDSSGSLRRTLADPSIDGDAKAGLVARLLQAADPRVVEVAQGLVRSRWSADEDLTEATEHLAFHAVLATAEADDSLARVEEEIFRFSRALTGQREVRRTLFDTAVPREARVKLVEDILAGRATPVTTALATRLAAAPRGRRYVPALGHLSDLIAARRQRQVATVSTATPLTDAQRGRLTEILERAYGSVVQLNVVLDPHVIGGLRVQVGPQVVDATVLARLADARRRLAS from the coding sequence ATGCGCGGGACGAGTCGGGCGTCGCTGGCGGGCGCCGAGGAGCGGTGGGAGCCGGTCCTCGCTGCTGCCGGTGCGCAGTCGTCGGTGCTCGGCGAGCAGCTGTTCGCCCTGGTCGACGCGCTGGACTCCTCCGGCTCGCTGCGCCGGACGCTGGCGGACCCGTCGATCGACGGCGACGCGAAGGCCGGGCTCGTCGCGCGGCTCCTGCAGGCCGCCGACCCCCGGGTCGTCGAGGTCGCGCAGGGGCTCGTGCGCTCGCGCTGGTCGGCGGACGAGGACCTGACCGAGGCCACAGAGCACCTCGCGTTCCACGCGGTGCTCGCCACGGCCGAGGCGGACGACTCGCTCGCGCGCGTCGAGGAGGAGATCTTCCGCTTCTCCCGGGCGCTCACCGGCCAGCGTGAGGTGCGTCGGACGCTGTTCGACACCGCGGTCCCGCGGGAGGCCCGCGTGAAGCTCGTCGAGGACATCCTCGCCGGGCGGGCCACGCCCGTGACGACGGCGCTCGCCACGCGCCTCGCAGCCGCACCCCGCGGACGCCGGTACGTCCCGGCGCTCGGCCACCTGTCAGACCTCATCGCGGCCCGCCGGCAGCGGCAGGTCGCGACGGTGTCGACCGCGACGCCGCTCACCGACGCCCAGCGCGGCCGGCTGACCGAGATCCTCGAGCGTGCCTACGGCAGCGTCGTGCAGCTCAACGTGGTGCTCGACCCGCACGTGATCGGTGGCCTGCGCGTGCAGGTCGGCCCCCAGGTCGTGGACGCGACCGTGCTGGCGCGTCTCGCCGACGCCCGACGACGACTTGCCAGCTGA